The following proteins come from a genomic window of Bartonella apihabitans:
- a CDS encoding YebC/PmpR family DNA-binding transcriptional regulator has protein sequence MSGHSQFKNIMHRKGRQDAMRSKMFSKLAREITVAAKLGVPDPAMNARLRLAVQNARAQSMPKDNIERAIKKAAGNDGENYEEVRYEGYGPAGVAVIVEALTDNRNRTASNVRAAFTKAGGALGETGSVGFMFNRVGEIVYKPEAGDADKVMEAAIEAGADDVQSDEDGHVITCAFENVGEVSKALEAALGEAESVKVVWKPSTTTPIDEEKAESVLRLISTLEEDDDVQNVYANFEVSDEVMAKLAAE, from the coding sequence ATGTCAGGCCATTCACAGTTTAAGAATATTATGCATCGCAAAGGTCGTCAGGATGCGATGCGCTCGAAGATGTTTTCCAAACTCGCCCGCGAAATAACCGTTGCGGCCAAGCTTGGTGTGCCGGATCCTGCGATGAATGCCCGTCTACGCTTGGCTGTGCAGAATGCGAGAGCCCAGTCCATGCCGAAAGACAATATCGAACGGGCGATTAAAAAGGCTGCCGGTAATGATGGCGAAAATTATGAGGAAGTCCGCTACGAGGGTTACGGCCCGGCCGGTGTTGCTGTTATTGTCGAAGCTTTGACAGATAATCGCAACCGTACTGCTTCCAATGTTCGTGCCGCTTTCACCAAAGCAGGTGGTGCACTCGGTGAAACAGGTTCGGTCGGCTTCATGTTCAATCGCGTTGGCGAAATTGTTTATAAACCGGAAGCCGGTGACGCAGACAAAGTTATGGAAGCTGCCATTGAAGCAGGTGCCGATGATGTCCAGTCTGATGAAGATGGTCACGTCATTACTTGCGCTTTTGAAAATGTCGGCGAAGTTTCCAAAGCACTTGAAGCAGCACTTGGCGAAGCCGAATCGGTCAAGGTTGTCTGGAAACCATCGACGACAACGCCGATTGATGAAGAAAAAGCCGAATCGGTCCTTCGTCTGATTTCGACCTTGGAAGAAGATGATGACGTCCAGAACGTCTATGCCAATTTCGAGGTGAGTGACGAAGTCATGGCAAAGCTTGCCGCCGAATAA
- the rpmE gene encoding 50S ribosomal protein L31, whose translation MKADIHPDYHTIKVVMTDGTEYFTRSTWGKEGDTMNLDIDPRTHPAWTGGSQTLVDRGGRVSKFKNRFGNLGL comes from the coding sequence ATGAAAGCTGATATTCATCCCGATTACCACACCATCAAGGTTGTGATGACAGATGGCACCGAGTATTTCACCCGCTCCACATGGGGCAAAGAGGGTGATACCATGAATCTTGATATCGATCCGAGAACACATCCGGCTTGGACTGGTGGTTCACAAACTCTCGTTGACCGCGGTGGTCGTGTTTCCAAGTTCAAAAACCGTTTCGGCAATCTCGGCCTTTAA
- a CDS encoding ABC transporter transmembrane domain-containing protein: MDKKNSMENGEKRLSAPKKHSLRPLSALQPYVFRYKKLAFSAAVSLIVAALVMLALPIAIRRMLDHGFSLSNGTMINSYFAVLFLLAAILALASAGRYYSVITLGEHVVADLRRDVFSHIINLSPEFFDKSRSGEIISRLSADTTQVKSAVGATASVFLRNIIMAVGAIIMMIVTSPKLSAMVLVAIPIVVIPLIVFGRKVRKRTRLAQDRLADATALASEQVSAIRTIQAFTAEQNVNKRFSQLIERAFQSARGSILSRAFLTAFAIFLVFGSVVAVLWIGSNDVLNKTMTAGTLGQFVLYAVFGASAFGQLSEVGAELAQATGAAERLAELLVEKTAITVPATPLKLPEPARGAINFNHVDFAYPTRKSQPVLHNLTFSIKAGETVAFVGPSGGGKSTIFSLILRFYDPDSGNLTFDGTEISKVKLEDLRSRIAYVPQDVAIFDGTLRENIAFGNPLADNKAIEEAAEAAHALDFIHNLKDGFETEVGERGITLSGGQKQRIAIARAILRNAPLLLLDEATSALDAENEMLVQRALEGLMKNRTTLVIAHRLATVLKADRIVVLDKGAIVEEGTHEELVAQNGLYARLAKLQFSH; the protein is encoded by the coding sequence ATGGATAAGAAGAACAGCATGGAAAATGGCGAAAAAAGACTATCTGCCCCGAAAAAACATAGTTTGCGTCCATTATCAGCACTGCAACCTTATGTATTCCGTTATAAAAAACTTGCTTTTTCGGCTGCTGTTTCTTTGATTGTTGCTGCCCTTGTCATGTTGGCGCTTCCTATTGCAATCCGCCGTATGCTCGATCATGGCTTTAGTTTAAGCAACGGAACCATGATCAATTCCTATTTTGCGGTGCTCTTTCTGCTTGCTGCAATTCTGGCTCTTGCTTCAGCCGGTCGTTATTATTCGGTGATTACTCTGGGTGAACATGTAGTGGCCGATCTCCGGCGTGATGTTTTTTCCCATATTATCAACCTGTCACCGGAATTTTTCGATAAATCCCGTTCCGGCGAAATTATCTCGCGCTTGTCTGCCGATACGACACAGGTAAAATCGGCAGTCGGTGCTACGGCTTCGGTTTTCTTGCGCAATATCATTATGGCTGTCGGCGCCATTATCATGATGATTGTGACCAGTCCGAAACTGTCGGCAATGGTACTTGTGGCAATTCCCATTGTTGTTATTCCGCTCATTGTTTTCGGTCGCAAAGTGAGGAAGAGAACCCGCCTTGCACAAGACCGCCTTGCCGATGCAACAGCACTTGCTTCCGAACAGGTGAGCGCTATCCGCACCATTCAGGCTTTTACGGCTGAACAAAATGTCAATAAACGTTTTTCCCAATTGATCGAACGGGCTTTCCAATCGGCACGTGGCTCCATCCTGTCGCGTGCGTTTTTAACTGCCTTTGCCATTTTTCTTGTTTTTGGTAGCGTTGTAGCCGTGTTGTGGATTGGCTCGAACGATGTCTTGAATAAAACTATGACGGCCGGAACATTGGGGCAATTCGTGCTCTATGCTGTTTTTGGTGCAAGTGCATTCGGCCAATTATCGGAAGTTGGTGCAGAACTTGCACAGGCGACAGGTGCGGCAGAAAGACTTGCCGAACTGCTTGTTGAAAAAACTGCAATTACTGTTCCCGCCACTCCGTTGAAACTACCGGAACCGGCACGGGGTGCAATCAACTTCAATCATGTCGATTTTGCCTATCCGACCAGAAAATCCCAACCTGTCTTGCATAATTTGACATTTTCCATCAAAGCCGGAGAGACGGTTGCTTTTGTCGGCCCGTCCGGCGGCGGCAAAAGTACAATTTTTTCATTGATTTTGCGCTTTTATGATCCCGATAGCGGCAATCTTACTTTTGATGGGACGGAAATTTCCAAAGTAAAGCTTGAGGATTTACGCTCGCGCATTGCCTATGTACCGCAGGATGTCGCCATTTTTGATGGAACTTTGCGGGAAAATATCGCTTTTGGTAATCCTTTGGCCGATAATAAAGCTATTGAAGAAGCAGCCGAGGCTGCCCATGCACTCGACTTCATTCATAATTTGAAAGACGGTTTTGAAACTGAAGTCGGCGAGCGTGGCATTACCCTTTCAGGCGGGCAGAAGCAACGTATAGCCATTGCACGTGCAATTTTGCGCAATGCACCACTTCTGCTCCTCGACGAAGCAACATCCGCACTCGACGCAGAAAACGAGATGCTTGTACAAAGAGCGCTTGAAGGATTAATGAAAAATCGCACAACACTGGTTATAGCCCACCGTTTGGCAACGGTTTTGAAAGCCGACAGAATTGTTGTTCTCGACAAAGGCGCTATTGTCGAAGAAGGCACACATGAGGAGCTCGTTGCTCAAAACGGCCTTTATGCGCGCTTGGCAAAACTCCAATTCTCGCATTAA
- a CDS encoding FAD-binding oxidoreductase: protein MVRIRVEPKIDGVSGWFATSPDHDQTIGKSFEDDKDFDFVIIGAGFIGLSLAHRLCERQPDAKIAVIDALKVGEGTSGRNAGFIIDVPHNVDGGKTTPDHDQHLYALNKFAIKRLRDFKDHYAISCDWQESGKYMAARETRNLGNLDHFAKQLKNDGFDYQDIAGDDLAKRLGTSYYQRAIYTPGNVLVNPAALIRGIAKALPPSVSLFEQTPVTEITYGSKHVIRTARGLITAKFIFEAGNIFNSEFGYEKHRLAPVYTYASLTKPLEASDVEKHFSNVKPWGITSAHPAGTTVRYTPDHRIFIRNILRFAPTLTTSKDDLDYALINHRRSFENRFPELSHIPFEYTWGGMIAVTLNQNYVFHKPAENIMILNGCNGVGVAKGTYLGFYAADFISGDNNEEIRFIRENSHPSFIIPDPIRSLVAKYRLRKEQAAAGGDL from the coding sequence ATGGTTCGGATTCGCGTGGAGCCGAAAATCGACGGCGTTTCAGGTTGGTTTGCCACATCGCCCGATCACGACCAGACGATAGGCAAAAGCTTTGAAGACGATAAAGACTTTGATTTTGTGATTATCGGAGCGGGCTTTATCGGCCTTTCCTTGGCTCATCGGCTCTGCGAACGACAACCTGATGCCAAGATTGCCGTGATTGATGCACTCAAAGTTGGCGAAGGCACTTCGGGGCGGAATGCCGGTTTTATCATTGATGTACCGCACAATGTGGATGGCGGCAAAACAACCCCCGATCATGACCAGCACCTTTATGCATTGAATAAATTTGCCATAAAGCGTTTGCGTGATTTTAAAGACCATTATGCCATTTCCTGCGACTGGCAGGAGAGCGGTAAATATATGGCCGCCCGAGAAACAAGAAACCTTGGCAATCTTGACCATTTTGCCAAACAACTGAAAAATGACGGGTTTGATTATCAGGATATTGCCGGAGACGATTTAGCGAAACGATTGGGAACTAGCTATTATCAACGGGCAATCTATACACCGGGCAATGTTCTTGTTAATCCTGCCGCACTTATCCGCGGTATTGCCAAAGCCTTGCCACCATCTGTCAGCCTTTTTGAACAAACACCCGTTACAGAAATCACTTATGGTTCCAAGCATGTGATTAGAACCGCCCGCGGGCTTATTACGGCAAAATTTATCTTCGAGGCAGGCAATATTTTCAACAGTGAATTCGGCTATGAAAAGCACCGGCTTGCGCCCGTTTACACTTATGCCAGCCTGACAAAACCGCTTGAGGCTAGTGATGTCGAAAAGCATTTTTCCAATGTAAAACCTTGGGGCATTACCTCGGCTCATCCGGCAGGAACAACAGTGCGCTATACACCCGACCACCGCATCTTTATTCGTAATATATTGCGTTTTGCCCCGACATTGACAACGTCCAAAGATGATCTCGATTATGCCTTGATCAACCACAGGCGTTCATTTGAAAACCGTTTTCCCGAGCTTTCCCATATTCCGTTCGAATACACATGGGGCGGAATGATTGCCGTTACGCTCAACCAGAATTATGTTTTCCATAAACCCGCTGAAAACATCATGATTTTGAATGGCTGTAACGGCGTTGGCGTGGCAAAAGGTACGTATCTCGGTTTTTACGCGGCGGATTTTATTTCTGGTGATAATAATGAAGAAATCCGCTTCATCCGCGAGAACAGCCATCCGAGCTTTATTATTCCCGATCCGATCCGTTCGCTTGTTGCCAAATACCGGTTAAGAAAAGAACAGGCTGCGGCTGGCGGTGATTTATAA
- a CDS encoding inositol monophosphatase family protein: MARSAIMNVMVQAAMKAGRSLARDYGEVQNLQVSLKGSADYVSQADRRAEDIVRTELLKARPDYCFLMEESGEINGSDTQHRFIVDPLDGTTNFLHGIPFFGVSIALERQGQIVAGVIYNPAMDELFTAERGGGVFLNDRRMRVANRRKLEDCVIGTGIPHLGRGHHGEYLVELRNVMAEVAGIRRMGAAAVDLAYVAAGRLDGFWEDNLQPWDMAAGLLMVREAGGFVSDKDGGQNIFGKKNIVAGNELIHKALMKTIKKPI, translated from the coding sequence ATGGCGCGTTCAGCGATAATGAATGTCATGGTACAAGCGGCAATGAAAGCGGGGCGGTCGCTTGCCCGTGACTATGGTGAGGTACAAAATCTTCAGGTGTCTTTGAAAGGTTCGGCCGATTATGTGAGCCAGGCCGATCGACGCGCGGAAGATATTGTCAGGACAGAGCTTTTGAAAGCGCGTCCGGATTATTGTTTTCTCATGGAAGAATCGGGCGAGATCAACGGTAGCGATACGCAACATCGATTTATTGTCGACCCGCTTGACGGAACAACCAATTTCCTTCACGGCATACCTTTTTTCGGCGTTTCGATTGCATTGGAGCGTCAGGGACAAATTGTTGCCGGTGTGATTTATAATCCCGCAATGGATGAACTCTTTACTGCCGAGCGCGGCGGTGGCGTGTTTTTAAATGACAGACGCATGCGGGTTGCCAATCGTCGCAAGCTTGAAGATTGCGTTATCGGAACCGGTATTCCTCATCTTGGCCGTGGTCATCATGGCGAATATCTTGTTGAACTGCGCAATGTGATGGCCGAAGTGGCAGGTATCCGTCGCATGGGCGCGGCTGCGGTCGATCTTGCCTATGTTGCAGCCGGTCGTCTTGACGGTTTTTGGGAAGATAATCTACAGCCATGGGATATGGCGGCCGGCCTTCTGATGGTTCGTGAAGCCGGTGGTTTTGTCAGTGACAAGGATGGCGGGCAGAATATTTTCGGGAAAAAGAATATCGTTGCCGGAAACGAGCTTATTCATAAAGCACTGATGAAGACGATCAAAAAGCCGATTTGA
- the efp gene encoding elongation factor P produces the protein MKINGNEIRPGNVIEHNGSLWVAVKCNAVKPGKGGAFNQVELKNLLDGTKLNERFRAAETVEKVRLEQKDYTFLYEQGDALVFMDSETFEQLELQKDFVGERAAFLQDGMKVTVELYEEKPIGIDLPDQVTLTITEADPVVKGQTAASSYKPAVLENGIRILVPPFISAGEKVVVDTNELIYLRRAD, from the coding sequence ATGAAGATCAATGGTAATGAAATCCGCCCGGGTAATGTGATTGAACATAATGGCAGCCTCTGGGTTGCAGTCAAATGCAATGCAGTCAAACCGGGAAAAGGTGGTGCATTCAATCAGGTCGAATTGAAGAACCTGCTTGATGGAACCAAATTGAATGAACGTTTCCGTGCAGCTGAAACTGTTGAAAAAGTAAGACTCGAGCAGAAGGACTATACGTTCCTTTACGAGCAGGGTGACGCACTTGTTTTCATGGATTCGGAAACTTTCGAGCAACTTGAATTGCAGAAAGATTTTGTTGGCGAGCGTGCAGCTTTCCTTCAGGATGGCATGAAGGTCACGGTTGAGCTTTATGAAGAAAAGCCGATCGGCATTGATTTGCCAGATCAGGTTACATTGACGATTACCGAAGCGGATCCGGTTGTTAAGGGGCAAACTGCTGCTTCTTCCTATAAGCCGGCAGTTCTGGAAAATGGCATCCGCATTCTTGTGCCTCCGTTTATTTCGGCAGGCGAGAAAGTGGTTGTCGATACAAACGAGCTTATTTATCTGCGTCGTGCAGATTAA
- a CDS encoding thiamine phosphate synthase, with product MSKEINHLRQRLVMTLDVRRNIKADLLMDVLDKGDFASLIVYDSQNDATFLQQQAELLVNAIEAKSIAFLVSNDSRIAGRIHADGIHLEGTIEDLHTLLERRHDSMIIGFGNLRDKHSSMLSGECEPDYLMFGKLGADKKPASHPRNIALSSWWAEVMEIPAIVQAGSDIATFGDVIATKAEFIAVEDIIFGHKNPQQSVRQIMQLIEDCDVLDGELAE from the coding sequence ATGAGTAAAGAGATAAATCACCTACGCCAAAGACTTGTGATGACACTTGACGTGCGTCGCAACATAAAGGCCGATCTGTTGATGGATGTTCTCGATAAAGGTGATTTTGCTAGCCTCATTGTCTATGATTCGCAAAATGATGCGACATTTCTACAGCAACAGGCCGAATTGCTCGTTAATGCAATCGAGGCAAAGTCTATTGCTTTTCTTGTTTCCAATGATAGCCGCATTGCCGGTCGTATTCACGCCGATGGAATCCATCTTGAAGGCACGATTGAAGACCTCCACACATTACTTGAACGCCGCCATGATTCAATGATTATCGGCTTCGGCAATTTGCGTGACAAACACAGTTCCATGTTGAGTGGCGAATGTGAGCCGGACTATTTGATGTTCGGTAAACTTGGAGCCGATAAAAAACCGGCTTCTCACCCGCGCAATATTGCACTTTCATCGTGGTGGGCTGAAGTTATGGAAATTCCGGCAATTGTTCAGGCCGGTTCCGACATTGCGACATTTGGCGACGTGATTGCAACGAAAGCCGAGTTTATTGCTGTTGAAGACATTATTTTTGGTCACAAAAACCCGCAACAATCAGTGCGTCAAATTATGCAGTTGATTGAGGACTGTGACGTTCTCGACGGGGAGCTTGCTGAATGA
- a CDS encoding OpgC family protein: MKQMTMSKRDTRIDVFRALALLTIFINHVPGTIYEWLTHKHFGFSDSAEAFVLISGIAVGLAYGSKFFGQNRLLISLKLLRRSATLYSAHILTTLMSLAIFVAAALFFQRPEFLHLNNIPPLLKDPASSLLGLVTLGHQLGYNNILSLYLVLVLATPFILYLAIKSLKLLLALSLIIYLLAGVYGIAPHNFPTKGVWFLNPLSWQFLFVIGCATTIYIKKGGKLPRHPLLVIAAASYLVISCLWVRLGWWWINPTMGLPATLAGFNKTFLSLPRLLHILALAYLIATITPLNKLAKVRSNHPLAILGKHSLAVFVAGTILAMASQVLKIVNPGGLYYDTLLLTTGIVIQFAVAYYFEWIKIATKELATKEFATTGQTYYVARSSQVTGQQEKLSPTRLADKHWQKA, from the coding sequence ATGAAGCAAATGACAATGTCTAAAAGGGACACCCGAATTGATGTGTTTCGCGCATTGGCATTGCTGACCATTTTCATAAACCATGTTCCCGGCACAATATACGAATGGCTCACCCACAAGCATTTCGGCTTCTCCGATTCGGCAGAAGCTTTTGTTCTTATTTCCGGAATAGCTGTCGGCTTGGCCTATGGCAGCAAATTTTTCGGACAAAACCGGTTGCTCATTTCTTTAAAACTTTTACGCCGCTCGGCTACTCTTTATTCAGCCCACATACTGACAACATTGATGAGTCTGGCAATTTTTGTCGCCGCAGCACTATTTTTTCAACGACCGGAATTTTTGCATCTCAACAATATACCGCCTCTGTTAAAGGATCCTGCATCATCGTTGCTTGGTCTCGTCACACTTGGCCACCAGCTCGGCTACAACAATATATTGTCGCTTTACCTCGTTCTGGTTCTGGCAACACCTTTTATACTTTACCTTGCGATAAAATCGCTCAAGCTTCTGCTCGCCCTGTCTTTGATAATATATCTCTTAGCAGGGGTTTATGGCATTGCACCGCATAACTTCCCGACCAAGGGTGTATGGTTTCTCAATCCGCTTTCATGGCAATTCCTGTTTGTTATCGGCTGTGCAACAACAATTTATATCAAAAAGGGTGGTAAACTTCCTCGCCATCCTCTGCTCGTCATTGCCGCAGCAAGCTATCTCGTCATCTCGTGTCTGTGGGTGCGCCTTGGCTGGTGGTGGATAAATCCGACAATGGGACTTCCCGCAACGCTTGCCGGTTTTAACAAGACTTTTCTTTCTCTGCCGCGTCTTCTCCATATTCTGGCGCTGGCCTATCTCATTGCCACAATCACACCGCTCAACAAATTGGCAAAGGTGAGAAGCAATCATCCACTTGCCATACTTGGTAAACACAGTCTTGCTGTCTTTGTCGCCGGCACTATTCTGGCCATGGCGAGCCAGGTTCTTAAAATAGTAAATCCCGGTGGGCTTTATTACGACACATTGCTTTTGACCACGGGAATCGTCATACAATTTGCCGTAGCCTATTATTTCGAATGGATAAAAATCGCCACGAAAGAACTTGCAACCAAAGAATTCGCAACCACGGGGCAAACCTACTATGTGGCTCGCAGCTCTCAAGTGACGGGACAACAGGAAAAGCTTTCGCCAACGAGACTTGCTGATAAACATTGGCAAAAAGCATGA
- a CDS encoding DUF1465 family protein produces the protein MIVMFEHGAFDNAFSRLYDEGMSLIEKTAAYIDGDGKIASRNLSGEASSLYAAEAMRMSTRLMQVASWLLLFRAAREKEMTKEQIAQEKAKVCLNTPSLIEENPNWKELPEEFKHLVELSLRIEERVRHMDRDVESALNHDESALNPVNKQIDMIKAAFQHN, from the coding sequence ATGATTGTCATGTTTGAACATGGTGCATTCGACAATGCATTTTCGCGTCTTTATGACGAAGGAATGTCACTGATCGAAAAAACCGCCGCCTATATTGATGGCGATGGAAAAATTGCTTCACGAAACCTTTCGGGAGAAGCTTCTTCACTTTACGCAGCCGAAGCTATGCGTATGAGCACCAGGCTTATGCAAGTCGCTTCATGGCTATTGTTATTTCGTGCCGCACGCGAAAAAGAAATGACGAAAGAACAAATTGCGCAGGAAAAAGCAAAAGTCTGTCTCAACACTCCTTCATTGATCGAAGAAAATCCGAATTGGAAAGAGCTGCCCGAAGAATTCAAACATCTTGTCGAACTTTCGTTGCGGATAGAAGAACGCGTCCGTCATATGGATCGCGATGTTGAAAGCGCCTTGAACCATGATGAGAGTGCCTTAAACCCTGTCAACAAACAGATCGATATGATCAAAGCAGCCTTTCAGCATAATTAA
- the ruvC gene encoding crossover junction endodeoxyribonuclease RuvC — protein sequence MAEAIRIIGIDPGLRRTGYGVIDVLGNNLKFVTSGTIRSDDKLSLASRLSTLYDGLSEIIHSFMPEEAAVEQTFVNKDATATLKLGQARGIALLAPAQAGLPVAEYAPNSIKKAVIGVGHGEKQQIHMMVKVLMPRASFDSSDAADALAIAICHAHNRNSLENRLRALV from the coding sequence ATGGCTGAAGCGATTCGTATTATAGGTATCGATCCCGGTTTAAGACGTACTGGATATGGCGTCATAGACGTTCTGGGAAATAATCTGAAATTTGTTACATCCGGTACAATACGTTCGGATGATAAATTAAGTCTGGCTTCAAGGCTGTCTACACTTTACGACGGCCTTTCGGAGATCATCCATTCTTTTATGCCGGAGGAAGCAGCTGTCGAGCAAACTTTTGTCAATAAGGACGCAACAGCCACATTGAAGCTCGGACAAGCGCGCGGCATCGCATTATTGGCACCGGCACAAGCCGGTTTGCCGGTTGCCGAATATGCACCTAATTCCATCAAAAAAGCTGTCATTGGCGTCGGACATGGTGAAAAACAACAAATTCATATGATGGTGAAAGTTTTGATGCCACGGGCCAGTTTTGATTCAAGCGATGCGGCTGATGCTTTGGCCATTGCTATTTGTCACGCCCATAACCGCAATAGTCTGGAAAACCGTTTGAGAGCTTTGGTATGA
- the ruvA gene encoding Holliday junction branch migration protein RuvA: MIGKLKGIIDEINVDHLIVDVHGVGYIVFASPRVLGSLPGIGEAVTLFIETQVREDAIKLFGFTTKAEKQWFALLQTVQGVGAKVALALVGTLSPSEIGNAIALKDIAMVCRAPGIGKKVAERIVTELKNKVPEFAGNDKNLALKQDLGEGATSQAISDAVSALENLGYSRDQAANAIASALREAGNDADSAKLIRLGLKEISR, translated from the coding sequence ATGATAGGAAAATTGAAAGGCATTATTGACGAAATCAATGTTGATCACCTGATCGTCGATGTTCATGGCGTTGGCTATATTGTCTTTGCAAGCCCACGTGTTCTGGGAAGCCTGCCGGGCATTGGCGAAGCTGTAACGCTCTTCATTGAAACGCAAGTGCGAGAAGACGCTATAAAGCTTTTCGGCTTTACCACAAAGGCTGAAAAACAATGGTTCGCGCTGTTGCAGACCGTGCAGGGTGTCGGCGCAAAAGTGGCTTTGGCACTGGTCGGTACATTGTCACCTTCCGAAATTGGCAATGCAATTGCCTTGAAAGATATTGCGATGGTCTGCCGCGCACCCGGAATTGGTAAAAAAGTAGCCGAACGCATTGTGACAGAACTGAAAAACAAAGTCCCCGAATTTGCCGGTAATGATAAAAATTTGGCCCTGAAACAGGATCTCGGCGAAGGAGCCACATCGCAAGCAATATCGGACGCCGTCTCGGCATTGGAGAATTTGGGTTATTCGCGCGATCAGGCCGCCAATGCTATTGCCAGTGCATTGCGTGAAGCGGGTAATGATGCAGATTCGGCAAAGCTGATACGGCTTGGTCTAAAAGAAATTTCAAGGTAA
- the ruvB gene encoding Holliday junction branch migration DNA helicase RuvB, with protein MPAARSVKIDLSKFTLVAATTRLGLLTTPLRDRFGIPIRLNFYTVDELEHIVKRNAHILNMPIAEDGAREIARRARGTPRIAGRLLRRVRDFAYVSGATTINRDIANEALLRLEVDQLGLDQLDRRYLGMIAENFGGEPVGIETIAAGLSEPRDAIEDIIEPYLIQQGFIQRTPRGRVMTAKAWTHMGLNPPKAVDQAQFNMFGGSDD; from the coding sequence TTGCCTGCTGCACGTTCCGTCAAAATTGATCTTTCAAAATTTACCCTTGTTGCAGCAACAACAAGACTTGGCTTGCTGACCACACCCTTGCGTGATCGTTTCGGTATTCCGATAAGACTGAATTTTTATACCGTTGACGAGCTCGAGCATATCGTCAAACGCAATGCCCATATTCTCAATATGCCTATTGCCGAAGACGGGGCGCGGGAAATTGCGCGTCGTGCGCGCGGTACACCGCGTATTGCCGGCCGGCTTTTGCGCCGGGTCAGAGATTTTGCTTACGTTTCCGGGGCTACAACAATTAATCGCGATATTGCCAACGAGGCATTGTTGCGTTTGGAAGTCGACCAACTTGGTCTTGACCAGCTTGATCGACGCTATCTTGGTATGATTGCCGAAAATTTCGGCGGTGAACCTGTAGGGATCGAGACGATTGCAGCCGGTTTATCAGAACCGCGTGATGCGATAGAAGATATTATAGAGCCTTATCTCATCCAACAGGGGTTTATACAGAGAACCCCCAGAGGTCGTGTGATGACTGCAAAAGCCTGGACCCATATGGGGTTAAATCCACCGAAAGCAGTTGATCAGGCCCAATTTAATATGTTTGGCGGTTCCGATGATTGA
- the ybgC gene encoding tol-pal system-associated acyl-CoA thioesterase, which translates to MIENVPFCGEFIGNVHHLFARVYYADTDFTGVVYHARYLEFFERGRSEFIRLSRAQHQQPHDAEENEKLGWVVHKITVNYHKSARFDDILDIRTKITKVTGARIVMAQEIICNDLLLVSADVQLALVNSEGRPRRLPDQFITSWENALSQK; encoded by the coding sequence ATGATTGAAAATGTTCCTTTTTGCGGCGAATTTATTGGTAATGTGCACCATCTTTTCGCCCGTGTTTATTATGCTGATACCGATTTTACCGGTGTCGTCTACCATGCCCGTTATCTGGAATTTTTTGAACGCGGGAGATCGGAATTTATAAGATTGAGCCGGGCTCAACACCAACAACCGCACGACGCGGAAGAAAACGAAAAATTAGGTTGGGTTGTACATAAAATAACTGTCAATTACCATAAATCTGCCCGGTTTGACGATATACTTGATATACGTACGAAGATAACAAAAGTGACAGGCGCACGAATTGTCATGGCTCAGGAAATTATTTGCAACGATTTATTACTTGTCTCGGCAGATGTTCAACTGGCTTTGGTCAATTCCGAAGGCCGGCCTAGAAGGTTGCCCGATCAATTCATCACGAGCTGGGAAAATGCGCTGTCACAAAAATAA